A single genomic interval of Staphylococcus hyicus harbors:
- the cshA gene encoding degradosome RNA helicase CshA: MQNFTSLGVSERTAETLESMGFTEPTPIQKDSIPSALKNLDILGQAQTGTGKTGAFGIPLIEKVVGQEGVRALILAPTRELAMQVAEQLREFSRGQKVQVVTVFGGMPIDRQIKSLKRGPQIVVGTPGRVIDHLNRRTLKTQDIETLILDEADEMMNMGFIDDMRYIMDKLPSDNRQTMLFSATMPRAIQELVQKFMKSPQIIKTMNNELSDPQIDEYYTIVKELEKFDTFTNFLDVHQPELAIVFGRTKRRVDELTSALLSKGYKAEGLHGDITQAKRLEVLKKFKNDQIDILVATDVAARGLDISGVSHVYNFDIPQDTESYTHRIGRTGRAGKQGMAVTFVNPIEMDYIRQIEQANRRQMSALRPPHRKEVLRAREEEIKSKVENWMAATKEPRVESIAHQLLEVYDHSDLVTALLQELVESNDEVEVQLTFEKPLARKNRQPKGNRKGGGGKRHAKSRRSNKSGFNKKGNAHKDKRESKVKKGRTFADHQK; encoded by the coding sequence TTGCAAAATTTTACAAGCTTAGGTGTTTCAGAGAGAACAGCTGAAACATTAGAGTCGATGGGATTTACGGAACCTACACCGATACAAAAGGATAGCATTCCATCCGCTCTTAAAAATTTAGATATTTTGGGCCAAGCACAAACTGGTACAGGAAAAACAGGTGCTTTTGGTATCCCATTAATAGAAAAAGTAGTGGGCCAAGAAGGCGTGCGCGCACTTATTTTGGCACCAACACGTGAACTTGCAATGCAAGTAGCAGAACAATTACGTGAATTCAGTCGCGGACAAAAAGTACAAGTTGTGACGGTATTTGGCGGCATGCCAATCGATCGTCAAATTAAATCTTTAAAACGAGGGCCACAAATTGTTGTAGGTACACCTGGTCGTGTCATCGATCACTTGAATCGTCGTACGCTTAAAACACAAGATATTGAGACATTAATTTTAGATGAAGCAGATGAAATGATGAACATGGGCTTTATCGATGATATGCGTTACATTATGGATAAATTACCATCTGATAACCGTCAAACAATGCTTTTCTCGGCAACAATGCCTAGAGCAATTCAAGAACTTGTTCAAAAATTTATGAAATCGCCACAAATCATCAAGACAATGAACAACGAATTGTCGGACCCTCAAATTGATGAATACTACACAATCGTGAAGGAACTTGAAAAATTTGATACATTCACGAATTTCTTAGATGTACACCAACCAGAACTTGCCATCGTATTTGGTCGTACGAAACGTCGTGTGGATGAATTAACAAGTGCACTTTTATCTAAAGGATATAAAGCAGAAGGACTACACGGAGATATTACACAAGCGAAACGTTTAGAAGTTTTGAAAAAATTCAAAAATGATCAAATCGATATTTTAGTGGCTACAGATGTTGCTGCACGTGGTTTAGACATTTCAGGTGTCAGCCATGTTTATAACTTCGACATTCCACAAGATACTGAAAGTTATACACATCGTATCGGTCGTACAGGCCGCGCAGGAAAACAAGGTATGGCTGTTACATTTGTAAACCCTATTGAAATGGACTACATTCGCCAAATTGAACAAGCCAATCGTCGACAAATGAGTGCATTACGTCCACCGCATCGTAAAGAAGTGTTACGTGCACGTGAAGAAGAAATTAAGTCTAAAGTGGAAAATTGGATGGCAGCGACGAAAGAACCGCGCGTTGAAAGCATTGCCCACCAATTACTTGAAGTTTACGATCATTCTGATTTGGTAACTGCACTTTTACAAGAACTTGTAGAGTCAAATGATGAAGTTGAAGTACAACTAACATTTGAAAAACCACTTGCTCGTAAAAACCGTCAACCTAAAGGTAATCGTAAAGGCGGCGGCGGCAAACGTCATGCGAAATCAAGACGTAGTAACAAATCAGGTTTCAACAAAAAAGGAAATGCACATAAAGATAAACGAGAATCTAAAGTGAAAAAAGGGCGTACATTCGCTGATCACCAAAAATAA
- a CDS encoding UDP-N-acetylmuramoyl-tripeptide--D-alanyl-D-alanine ligase: MIDISLQQLKTWIDCEIDAQFLKHKFKGVSIDSRHVQPGQLFIPFRGENVDGHQYCEQALADGAGATFFQIGSNINVPQNGPVIFVKDTLVALQQLAKAYLQEVNPKVIAVTGSNGKTTTKDMIENTLSANYRVKKTIGNYNNEIGLPLTILELDHDTEVSILEMGMSGFHEIELLSNIARPDFAVITNIGESHMQDLGSREGIAQAKFEIVSGMKSQGKLIYDGDEPLLQPHVDTLDESQCISIGLNRNNNVCCKITSHDDNGVSFSINNEQEYHIPIIGEHNMRNAAIAITIATLLNVDYETIQTQLNHLKLTGMRMQKFEAPNGAIVINDAYNASPTSMKAAIDTLSQMTGRKVLIFGDVLELGEQSKALHMGVGHYLEDKNIDMLYTYGEAARDIHEKGKRYVHEAIHFSDKSQLIKYVKSMLVSHDVVLIKGSRGMKLEEVVDGLITMDVK; encoded by the coding sequence ATGATTGACATAAGCTTACAACAACTTAAAACGTGGATTGATTGTGAAATCGATGCGCAATTTTTAAAACATAAGTTTAAAGGTGTTTCGATTGACTCTCGACACGTGCAGCCGGGACAACTTTTTATCCCGTTTAGAGGTGAAAATGTCGATGGACATCAATATTGTGAACAAGCCCTCGCGGATGGGGCTGGCGCAACGTTTTTTCAAATAGGTAGTAATATAAATGTCCCTCAAAATGGGCCCGTTATTTTTGTAAAGGACACATTAGTAGCGTTACAACAATTGGCGAAAGCATATTTACAAGAAGTTAATCCAAAAGTTATAGCCGTTACAGGATCTAACGGTAAAACGACGACTAAAGATATGATTGAAAATACGTTATCCGCAAATTACCGCGTAAAAAAAACAATCGGGAATTATAATAATGAAATTGGTTTACCATTAACGATTTTAGAGTTAGACCACGATACGGAAGTTTCTATACTTGAAATGGGAATGTCAGGTTTTCATGAAATAGAATTGTTATCTAATATCGCGAGACCAGATTTTGCTGTTATTACAAACATTGGAGAATCCCATATGCAAGATTTAGGGTCACGAGAGGGCATTGCTCAAGCGAAATTTGAAATCGTTTCTGGTATGAAGTCTCAAGGTAAACTTATATATGACGGGGACGAGCCATTACTTCAACCACATGTTGATACTTTAGATGAGTCACAATGTATAAGTATTGGTTTGAATCGAAATAATAACGTTTGTTGTAAAATTACTTCGCATGACGATAATGGTGTTTCATTTTCAATTAATAATGAACAGGAATACCATATACCAATCATTGGTGAACATAATATGCGTAATGCAGCCATTGCCATTACGATTGCAACATTGTTAAATGTTGATTACGAAACAATTCAAACACAACTAAATCACTTAAAACTCACAGGAATGCGTATGCAAAAATTTGAAGCGCCGAATGGTGCGATTGTTATTAATGATGCGTATAATGCAAGTCCTACAAGTATGAAGGCGGCAATTGATACGCTGAGCCAGATGACTGGAAGAAAAGTATTGATTTTTGGTGATGTATTAGAATTAGGGGAGCAGTCTAAAGCGCTTCATATGGGTGTAGGACATTATTTAGAGGATAAAAATATAGATATGCTCTATACGTATGGTGAAGCGGCACGTGATATCCATGAAAAGGGTAAACGATATGTACATGAAGCGATACATTTCAGTGATAAATCACAACTGATTAAATATGTTAAATCAATGTTAGTCTCACATGACGTAGTGCTGATTAAAGGGTCCCGTGGTATGAAATTAGAAGAAGTTGTCGACGGACTAATTACTATGGATGTAAAATAA